The Medicago truncatula cultivar Jemalong A17 chromosome 7, MtrunA17r5.0-ANR, whole genome shotgun sequence genome includes the window gttaaCACCAAATCACATccattgatttaatttaatccaAAGGCTCTTGTTAATTCACTTAACAATGCACGTGAACCATCACCTACATGATCTTTTATTCCATGGTTTTCCATCTTCCGTGCTTGCACATTCTCAAAAATTTCACCAATCTAATGTGCTGCTTATGCAAATCAAAATCCCACTATTCTATTATGGTGTAGATTAATTGAATCCCTAATTTCATATTTTGAGTACAAATCAATTATACCACCATTCATACCCATCATCTCTTGATTTACCGATACACTGAGAATTGGCAGCTATTCAGATGGGCGATTATTTCtcctttaaaaagaaaaaaaaaagatgtgcAATTATTTTTAGTGATTTACAAACTAATACATCCAAATCATTTAAAACAATAGCATTTTCACACAAACCCATCCAGAATACCCCAATTCATTGTCTTCCTCTCCAATTACAATCTTTTTCAAAGATATGGCACATGTTGATAGGAGGAATTAATTAACAATAGAGAATAGAGATGTAGACAATGAATAACAAATTTGTCGTAAAAGAATAAGCAGTATTAGTGTATCACGATGCAAATTGCAACAATGTATTGATTCCAGTTTTTTGGTGATTGTAAATTAGGGGAGCCTTATGATGCATCAGTGTGCATAAATATTAAAGTGGGTTAATATGAAGACTATTTTGAgcttttgatcaaataaaacAGACGGTTaaaatttggtgtcaacgaatccgttgacacctggtgtcaacggatcctgactcatatatatatatatatatatgggttttgctagaagacacattttatgaaggtgttttttaacaagttattcaatgagcatttgttaaaagacaccaactaatttttatgaaggtgtcttttagcaaagttaCAACTAAAAAGTGTAAATCACATCTTGAGGCGtgggttgctaaaagacaccttcatttggtggcttctagcaaaacccatatatacacacacacctGTTGGGTTTCAAGTGTGAGTGATTATGTTCCACATTGACTAGGAATTaagaaaatgttgaatataTAAGAGAGATGACTCATATAACTAATGTCTTAAAGTTTTAGATGGAGATGTGGTGTCTAAGTCTCTTTATAGTCTTAAACATTTAGTTCATTGCCACTCAGAACTCCCCAACAacaccttattttttttttttgttaatgtttcCAACCTCGTCTTccttatataattattttttgtcatttcatacattaagaaaaactatattaaatGTGCTTTTGAGTATGAAGGTTACTAAAATGTCTTGTTTATAGGTGTGTTTAACTCTAACTTGCCATCTCCTAAAGTAAATTAGTACTTCCTCTAGTctgttatataaaaaaaaaaaaaaaaaaaatcacttccTCTATAGTctgttatatataaaaaataaaataaaaaataaaaaaatcacccCTTTGAAGGTagttattaatatcatttaattttttcaaatacctATAATTAGAGAGATATAGTATATTCAagtgaatgtttttttttgaccaaatattTAAGTGGATGTTGAGTATCATATAAGTGAGATTACCATATATTCTATACTTAAAGTTTTAGGTGAAGACGTGATGTCAAGTAATTTATGTGGTTCGGACTACATACAATTCTATTCCACCATAAATATAGCTACACAACAATTGCAGGAGTAGAAATATACGGTCGCCTAAAATTAAACTCGAAGATACAAGCAAGTGCATTTTTAAACCTTGGCATTCACGCAACACAGTTTACATTCAGGAGGAGCATAAAAAACACAACTCCTAATCAATCACAACAGaagattcaaaatcaaatgcTATATTCCTTAACAATACCTAACAATCATATATATACATGGACACACTTTTGCTTAAATTTATAAAGAACCTATTTGGGTCAGCAATGACCTATATCATAGTCTAACAAAGACTGAGGAATGCCTTCTAGCAAACAAGAAACTGGTGGAATAGTTAATGTCTCTAAATCTCCATAAGCATTCCAACAAAAAGGATCATGGACAATATCTCCTTGAGAAGGAAGAAGCTCAATTTCTGAGAGTGTTATGTTAGTGCAAGGGACAGAGTCACTACAAGCAAAATGCATAGGAGGGCTTTTTATATCATAAGTTCCTTTGATGTTTGTGTAAAGAATGTTTGATACAGATACTGCTGAGGTTTTGTTGGTACAATCTTTGGTTAGGCAATAGTATTGGTCAATTATGATTGGATTTCTTACACTAATCATGTgaatattattgaatgttacTCCTGAAACTGACCCTGATCCTCCTTGCCATGTCTTGATTCTGATTCCATTATCTGACATTTTTATGATCGAGTCTCTCACTGTAATGTTTGATACACATGCTTTCGTGTTGTGATTTCCTAGACTACCTATGctgaaagataaataaatgttaaatatatatatgtgtgtgtgatcAGAGTATAGAACATTCATATGTGGTAAAAGAACATTCTTATATACTTTCACATTAATAACTAAAGTTTGTGCAATAGTCATTCATAAGTGGTAGAAGATATGTGtggcaatttttttaaaggtggagaattgtgaCGCGTGGTTTACGATGGACAGATAATAGAAAACTGCTCAAAATTTGGACGACCGTGGACTTCGCTGCATTTAAGTAGAAGCTCAAAGTCCTCAACGTCCTTGTAGATGAGATGGCGtcaattcaacaaaaacaagagagagaaaatttaaGTTGAGTTTTAAGGCactaatatttattttccttgTTTTTAATCGAATCGGCAATTATTGAGTCACCGTCTCAATCGTTATGATAAGTAATACCACTTCTACTTACGAGGAGTGAAATCAATTGTTGTTAaagtttcaaacaatttttaagCATTGGTCAACCTTAAACCATATGTGACACTTCTCCACCATAAAAGCCACTAAGTTTGAACCTTGACTGCCTTGAACCCTTGATCGATAAGGCTTTGATTACTCTCGACCGAACTTTGGATTATCATGATGCATTTTTCTTAGGATCCgtattaagaagaagaagaaaaaaaaggcatATGAAATAAAGCAAATAATATAGGTTACCTAATTCCATGACTAGGTCCACAAGTAATGTTCTTTATATCAACATCATAGCTCCCGGTTCCAATGGACACACAGTCATCACCTATGAAAGATAAATCCGCCATGTattgttaatgtttttaatGCAATAAACAAGGATACtgcaaaacaaatattttggcAACTAACCATTGGAAATCACAGAATTATATATTTTCACATCATTGGCATATTCTAAGTGAATCCCATCGGTGTTGGGGCTTATTTTTGGAGCTGTGATATAAATTGATTCTATATGGACATTATTGCAGGCATCAAATCTGAAATTGAACTGAGGGCTGTTCTTCACCTTAAGTCCTTTCACAGTCAAGTTAGAACTCATAAAAAACCTTATGGCCTGCATCATATACAATTTTGTATACATAAGTAGAACATGTACATCTAAAGAAGAACTTAAGGCCTTGAAAACTTACAATTGGACTATCACAAGTCCCTAATGCTGTCCCATTTGATCCCTGTGGCatttattgatgaaattttaacttaccataaaaattgataaaaattctTATAATTATAAATCATCACTACCTTGTGAGGCTTACAAGGTAGGTCCCACCATTTTTGTCCTCTTCCATCAATTGAACCACTTCCTTCTAGTGACATTCCCTTCATTCTGTAAAAAACCAGCCACTGTCGCCTACTGTTGTTCTTTGGCCAAGATTCAGGTCCATCAGGTGCCAAAACAGTGCCATCCACCTAATTGATAATGCCAACAAACTCCATCAGTTAACTAGCTAGTAAAAAGTCTCTCGTCAGCCGCGCACTCAGTCCAACAAACTCTCAGCCGTTGGATCGAGATGCAACATTGATCTAACGACTGAGGTTTTGTTGGACGGACTGCATGGCAATAGAAAATCAGAGCTGAGTCCAACAAAGTCCATTAGTTGATTATAATTATATCTAACCCTTAAAGCAGGTAAGAAATGTCTCTCTGGCCCTATAGGTTGTCCAACCAACTCTCAATTGTTGAATCGAGCTACAACCCTGTCCAACAGCTGAGATTTTGTTGGACAATTTCACGGCCGTAGAAAATTTGGGTTGAGTAAGCATACATTATTACCTTGAATATTAAGTCACCTTGACAAGGACCAGTGAAGATAGTCGACTGAATGACGAAGGAGAAACCTTGAGGAACAAGGATAACATTAACATCTGATCCATTTTGGCATGCAGTGTCCCATGCCATCTTAAATGATTCTGTATCATCTTCTATTCCATCTCCAATTGCACCAAATGATCTTACATCAAAAATGCCAGAGGCATTATTATTGTAGTAATCATCATGAAGAGGAGGTGGCTGTGGTGGTGAAGTTTCATATGATTTATGTGAATGTGAATGTGAATGCTTATGTTTTTTATGTGAATGATGGTGTCTAGCTTGAACTAAAAGGGATAAAGTAAGAAAAACTACACAGAATGCTACTGGTAAAATATAAGAATGCTTCATTCTCAACAAACAAATATTGAAGCCAAAACTACCTAGTCTCTATTCTCCATAAAACTTGAAAACTTAAGAAGGTACTATAAGCACTACAACACAAACAAGTTGCAAGTTGCAACAATTTTAACTAAATTTAGCTTTTGGAGTGCATGCAGAATCAAAAGTGCAAGTtactatatatttattaataagtCATAGTGGAAGTTCTGTTAAAGTATACTATATCATGTTCATGTTGCCAATTTTTTAATGGCTTTTGAGATAAGAAAGGACAAAAAGCTCATGAGTGAGTGTTCTGAAAAGGGTAAAACGGAATAACCAGAATTAATCAGAATAATGTTGTTCCCATAACTGTATTTTCTTTTGGTCTAAGGaatatatttatctataaaaGCTAGATCAACTAGTTTATGGCCCTTCCTATTTAAATTGAGACTCAAATAAACTGAAAATTCATGAAGATTAAGAACTGATTAAGAGGAGCAACATAATCCTAGCAGAATGATGTCTTGTCGAGAATTCAATGGACACCTCAATACATATATACCACAATGGTCAAATATATATGACCATGCACATATTTTGTGCAGATTGCTTTTAGTTATCCCATTATGATGGCGTGACAATTAAGTAATACTAGACATTCTTTTTGATACTTTTTTAATTGGATGATGAAATTCATGTGAGTTTTATTTTGTGCAGATTGCAAGTTTATTTTCATGAGACTTTATTTTTGCCAATTTGTCATTGATTTATAGCTAACCTAAAACATATGCTCATGTTTCAGTCAAAGAGCAAGATattattgaaatatatataattccaTGAATTTGATCTCATTCTGGAATCATGCCAAAGGGTACTCAGATTTCTATATAAGGAGgtaaattcaaatatgataTAGACAAGGAAATTAAAGTGATGTTTCATCAAAAGCGAATGACAATGACCACCTAACTATAAAATCTCAGCATTATAATACCAAAAAGCATGGGACAAACTCAATTTTGTCTCTCATGCAGTTAGGAAAGAATGtctataaattaattaaaatattttacattttcttttattatataCTAATATGTAACTGTACCGTCCACTAAtctaaatccaatttttttctagGTTCAAATGATGCCACCAAGTCTACTattaattttctttctattgagGGCTTCTTAATTTCTTCTGCTACTGATAACTAATTATGACAGTTTTAGTATTTTTGTCATTAACGTGCCTCATCTCTTTAAATGTGTAGCATAAGTACCTTTGCCTTTTCTTATAAAAGAAAGACGCGTCAAAGTTCTAAAGCACCCGTAATAATCCACATGAATTTTTCGGATGTAtgcatttgaagaaaattaattaattttatgctGTCCCAATGTGAGTTCAACCACCATTTTGGTGTTGAAATTGAATTTGAGAGAaacatcaaattagtcctccaAATTGTTTAACGTTTAATTAAAATGATCTATCTATCAATCAATTTTATGAGAGACGCATTAAGCGACATCATAACTTACTCGTGTTGTTGTCATGTCACACAAAATCCTAGacattaaaaacttattttttttatgtgttgaATTTCACCATGGAAGCCCtaaaactaactaactaacattGATGAGAAGTCTATGATTCCCTAAAAACACTCTATACTTaacaatttgaatttttaaccaaaacTTGAGTTTAGGGTTTAACATCGACGTGGACAAATCACTATGTCATTCAACTTGTCGCATCAACAACAAGTTAGTTCACTTAAGCTCAATCCAGTTGTAGGCTAAAATTCAACACAATTGGTTGATTAAAACTCTATCTAGTTGTTCCTTATCTTCTTGATTCTCATTGTCTGTCTATTCTCTACTCTGATGTCTCAGGCATCAAAATGCTTGTATACCGAACAAGGAAGTGGAAAAAAACACTTCACAACACACTCTTATATAGTTTTTCTTCACAGATATGCTCCATTTAAAGTTAAGTTAGTTTCTTTGACGCTACTACCACAAGCCTTTTGAGTTGAAAATTGCACTCAAATCGCAATGAACTATAACATGAAATGTTGTCTCACAATGACAAATGACTTGAAAATGTGATTATATAAGTAGAAGACACGTCTCATCCAAATTTTAAGATGGAACATACCATAACAACTACGTTGTAAACCAACCACTGACGTTGATAATTAAGGTTTACCAACTGTCTAATGAATGATAAGTCAATAGCATTTCCTTTGAACATTCAAAATTTATCATATCATAATAATGGAAAAATAATAACTTCAAGATTTGAAACATCTCCTACTAGTTCAGCGAGGTAGTGATCAAGTCTATCACTTAAGTAAACAATGGTTCATGTTAAGGTGAGTGAACACATCAGATCCTACAAAGTAATAATCAAGCTGAAGTTGCTTCTCAAACAGCACAGCTTTCTTCTACATGCAgggagaaaaataataataaattggaTGGTAGGTTGGGTGAGAACAAATCAAACAGAAAGGAAATAGAAATAACCTATTTAACCACTTGAATTTTGACTAGATACACTTTTACACAGGTAGAAGAAAGTACttaataatagtaataactACACAAGGCTGCTTCATGATGACGCGAACAAGGCACATTGCTTTCTTGCATGAGGTGGAACCAGCTTCACCAGCATCTCGGCAGGCACTCCCTTGAGCTCTGCATTAGAGTAACAAAGCAACATCCATGTTAAACGAGAGCTTAAATAGAGATAATGATGACGTGATGTTTATCGGAAATTAGTTCTTTACCATTGACTTTGAAGTTAAATAATGGGGGAAGGAAACGTCCATTAGGCAAGCGAGTGTTTGGATCACGAAGCTCATCATAGAATGGATGAACCAAAGCCTCCAACTACATCACACAAAGTATAGTTTTAGATAACATTCACGTGGAAATAATAACAGAAAAATTGTTGATAAATTCTATTGTGAAAGAGATGGATTTGGCCAACTGCGTATGCAGCAAGGGAAAGCTATATTGTGCAACAGTTTAAAATTAAACACAACACAATGAATCAATAACATGCTTTCTGCAATAATAGAAATGCAGCCCATGATTCACATATCTTATAAAATTGTATACTCACAGCTGTGCTTCGAAGATTTGGAGAGTATTGCAATAGTCTTGAGACAAGATCCACAGCTTCAGGAGGCATTCTCTTGTGAAAAATCTGATGATGAAGAATCAAATTTTAGATAAGCTTCACTACACAACAAAATGTTTAATAAACTTGACAAACTAACATTACATACCTTATGCCATGGATGAGCTTTGATTTGAGGAAATTTAAACTCTGTATAATTAGGATTCATGCACTTTATTTCTTCCCTTGTTGGGGTACCTAAAACCTGCAAGTGAACCACATGAAACTTCATAATTAACTAAACTAAAAATAGCACAAAACGAAACGAAAAGATGGAAGGTCACTTAAAACTGATATGTTCAAGCTAGTAACAAGGTAAATATCACTATTGCTATACTGTTGTTAAAACATATATTACCTTGATAATTTCCACAAGTTGGTCTACTCCACTCTCACCAGGAAACAGTGGCTGATAAGAACAGAAATTCATCGTTAGTTTTGACATACATGAATTCTAAATGTAACTTGACCAAGCATACACAAAGAAGCTAGTTACCTGGCCAAGCAAAAGTTCACCAAGTACGCAACCAGCTGACCAGATGTCGATGGCTGTGGTGTACTCAGTTGCACCGAATATAAGCTCAGGAGCTCTATAGTACCTAGAACAGATGTAAGATATGTTTGGTTCACCTTTTACCTGTAAAACCATATAGCATTTAGCCTTATAAAACTCAGATAGCTGttgcaaaacaaacaaaaggatTTCAAGGTTAAGAGAAACGAACCAAGACTTTAGCACTTCCAAAGTCGCATATCTTCAGTTGGTGGGTGTGAGGATTGACCTGTATTTATACAACATCCAAAAGAGACAACCAAAAATTACTATCTCCATTCTGTTAGGAAAGTGAAATGATCTAATAAAACATGGCAAGAAAAACTACAGAAGCAAAACAACAGCTGCCCCACATAAATCAATGAATGCACCACCAATTTTTAAATACTaaaacatataatataaaatcagtCATTAAATATTCAGACATTGCAGGTTCACAGATTGTAGAAAGACAGACTTAACAGTGTAAACTAAgcaattaaacaattttttcggTGAACATACCAGTAAATTTTGAGGTTTAATATCCCTGTGACATACTCCAATACTGTTGTGAATATAAGCAAGTGCCCTGCAAATCTACAAATTGGAAATAATGGAAGGGATTATCAGAACCAACAGAGTGAAATAAACACACTGGCTTTCACAATATATAGTTACAGCTaacaataaaaagataaaatttaaagattactttaatttttatatagtaCATAGAAATGTACCTGGTAAGAATAAAGTTTGACATATATCATAGGCATTCTTTGATTCATTTTGTTGTAGTGTCTGATCACACGACTAACAGTCTCAGGAACATACTCAAGCACCAAGTTAAGATAAAGCTCATCCTTTTCAGTCGTGGAGAAGAAGCAATGCTTCAAAGATACAACATTAGGGTGGTCCAGAAGGCGCATAGTTTGCAATTCCCGGTTCTTGTACCTCTTATCTTGAAGAACCTTCTTTATAGCCACAGTTTCTCCAGTCTCCAAACACTTTGCCTGTCACAGCAACAGCATaacaacaaatcaaaattaagcacacatcataaacaacaaacCTACTCAAATTCAAAGATACCAAACAGGGATTACATAAAAGACTAACCTGAAAAACTACTCCAAAAGATCCATGTCCAACAACACGCTCGGCCATGTAACTTATTGTCTAAAATCATAAAAGCAAAAACAACCATATAAGTTCATAGATTCTATAGCTCTCTCtccaataattataaaaaaaaaaaatgataaatcaaaCACACGCACCTGCTTTGGCTGGCCATTTTTACCACCAATGGTTGTGACAATTATATGTCCAGTTTCAGTACCATTTCCATCTACAATGGTAGCAGCTTCCATTTCCTGCATATAGATTTAGATCAGCAATTTTGACATAAATAGACTGCAAATTTATTCGACCAAAATGCTTAttcaagaacaagaacaaaaattgcagaaaaagtatacacaaagttaaaaaaataacgaaaaaaATTGTTGACCTTATCATCCCTAATTTTCATGTCATTCATCTCCTCAGGCAACTTTTCAACAGCAACTGAACTTGCATTCTTATCTATAAATCCAGAAGCAGGTGCAACACCACCTGATGCCATCATCtcttaaaaaaagtacaaaacaCTTTACTTAATTATTTCCTTTCAGATCATGCAAGGCTTCAAAACTGAACCtccaacaccaaaatcaactCTTCAAGTTCAACCctgcagaaaaaaaaatattaaaaaaaacgtcaaaatttaaaattcattaaatttCTTCAACTCAAGTCAAAACTctagaaagaaacaaaagaaaaaagtttaaaacTTCACAGTTTCTGAAATCTGAGAActcaagaaaaaattaaaaatgtttgcTTTAAGGTCTTAAACACCAACCCAAATGGCTGAAAAGTAGAGTAACAGAGTGATCTCAGAGAAAAACCAAGTGGGTCAGATTTTCCACAAGTTATagacaaattaattattatagaGTAAAAAAGTCGAaaaatgaaggagaaaaaatcaaaaagagAATTGGAGAAGAGACTTACAgaggaatggaatggaatggattggattggattggatcTAGGTAGCTATGACTTTGAATGGAAGTGAAATCCGTGGGATTCGGAATtaggaaagaagaaagaagagacaaatggaaaataattgaaaatgtgGGTTTTGATTGGTGTTGTAATTATAACagtcaaacacaaacacaaacatctATGTCTAACTTTTGTCTTTTTCCttaatttctttctttcaattaaatctcTTCTT containing:
- the LOC11435306 gene encoding polygalacturonase At1g48100 isoform X1; translation: MKHSYILPVAFCVVFLTLSLLVQARHHHSHKKHKHSHSHSHKSYETSPPQPPPLHDDYYNNNASGIFDVRSFGAIGDGIEDDTESFKMAWDTACQNGSDVNVILVPQGFSFVIQSTIFTGPCQGDLIFKVDGTVLAPDGPESWPKNNSRRQWLVFYRMKGMSLEGSGSIDGRGQKWWDLPCKPHKGSNGTALGTCDSPIAIRFFMSSNLTVKGLKVKNSPQFNFRFDACNNVHIESIYITAPKISPNTDGIHLEYANDVKIYNSVISNGDDCVSIGTGSYDVDIKNITCGPSHGISIGSLGNHNTKACVSNITVRDSIIKMSDNGIRIKTWQGGSGSVSGVTFNNIHMISVRNPIIIDQYYCLTKDCTNKTSAVSVSNILYTNIKGTYDIKSPPMHFACSDSVPCTNITLSEIELLPSQGDIVHDPFCWNAYGDLETLTIPPVSCLLEGIPQSLLDYDIGHC
- the LOC11435306 gene encoding polygalacturonase At1g48100 isoform X2; the protein is MKHSYILPVAFCVVFLTLSLLVQARHHHSHKKHKHSHSHSHKSYETSPPQPPPLHDDYYNNNASGIFDVRSFGAIGDGIEDDTESFKMAWDTACQNGSDVNVILVPQGFSFVIQSTIFTGPCQGDLIFKVDGTVLAPDGPESWPKNNSRRQWLVFYRMKGMSLEGSGSIDGRGQKWWDLPCKPHKAIRFFMSSNLTVKGLKVKNSPQFNFRFDACNNVHIESIYITAPKISPNTDGIHLEYANDVKIYNSVISNGDDCVSIGTGSYDVDIKNITCGPSHGISIGSLGNHNTKACVSNITVRDSIIKMSDNGIRIKTWQGGSGSVSGVTFNNIHMISVRNPIIIDQYYCLTKDCTNKTSAVSVSNILYTNIKGTYDIKSPPMHFACSDSVPCTNITLSEIELLPSQGDIVHDPFCWNAYGDLETLTIPPVSCLLEGIPQSLLDYDIGHC
- the LOC11431576 gene encoding glycogen synthase kinase-3 homolog MsK-3 yields the protein MMASGGVAPASGFIDKNASSVAVEKLPEEMNDMKIRDDKEMEAATIVDGNGTETGHIIVTTIGGKNGQPKQTISYMAERVVGHGSFGVVFQAKCLETGETVAIKKVLQDKRYKNRELQTMRLLDHPNVVSLKHCFFSTTEKDELYLNLVLEYVPETVSRVIRHYNKMNQRMPMIYVKLYSYQICRALAYIHNSIGVCHRDIKPQNLLVNPHTHQLKICDFGSAKVLVKGEPNISYICSRYYRAPELIFGATEYTTAIDIWSAGCVLGELLLGQPLFPGESGVDQLVEIIKVLGTPTREEIKCMNPNYTEFKFPQIKAHPWHKIFHKRMPPEAVDLVSRLLQYSPNLRSTALEALVHPFYDELRDPNTRLPNGRFLPPLFNFKVNELKGVPAEMLVKLVPPHARKQCALFASS